One stretch of Caldinitratiruptor microaerophilus DNA includes these proteins:
- a CDS encoding RelA/SpoT family protein, with the protein MDLETLKQKILKTYPGADLSLVESAYEFASQAHAGQFRRSGEAYIQHPLEVAAILADLQMDATTVAAALLHDVVEDCSVCIPDLETRFGKEVASLVDGVTKLSRLDFTSREEAQLENLRKMFLAMARDLRVILIKLADRLHNMRTLGYLREDKQRSIAQETLEIYAPLAHRLGMADIKWELEDLAFRYMEPEKYREIARLVAQKREERESLTQELMAQLRQKLDEVGIKADISGRPKHLYSIYKKMYRQGKDITELYDLIAIRVIVDEVKDCYGALGVIHSFWRPLPGRFKDYIATPKPNLYQSLHTTVVGPHGQPFEIQIRTWDMHRTAEYGVAAHWRYKEGRTDPDFDRKLSWLRSLLEWHTEMREARDFVEAVKVDIFADQVFVFTPKGHVVDLPAGATPIDFAYAIHTDIGHRCVGARVNGKLTPLDTPLKSGDIVEILTSKSSPGPSIDWLKIVKTSTAKNKIRQFFKRERREEDLQRGREALDREIRRLGYEPHELLKDEWLAEVRKKHNLASDDELLVAIGIGTLTASTVAGRLRDLFERERQRAEGVAAVTPPPATERKEWEGYRKPSSGIHVKGVDGVLVRFSRCCSPVPGDPIIGYVTRGRGVAVHRLDCPNLPAMARDPDRLIEVGWEEGYSASHPVEIQIVAIDRAGLLAEVAGIVADSRINVLSSMSRGHRNKLATIDMVLEVRDLTQLQYVLQKIRKVRDVLSADRVVHENRARGSVGS; encoded by the coding sequence GTGGACCTGGAGACCCTGAAGCAGAAGATCCTCAAGACCTACCCGGGGGCCGACCTGTCCCTGGTGGAGTCGGCGTACGAGTTCGCCAGCCAGGCCCACGCCGGCCAGTTCCGCCGCTCGGGCGAGGCGTACATCCAGCATCCCCTCGAGGTCGCTGCCATCCTCGCCGACCTCCAGATGGACGCGACCACCGTGGCGGCGGCGCTCTTGCACGACGTCGTCGAGGACTGCAGCGTCTGCATCCCGGACCTGGAGACCCGGTTCGGCAAGGAGGTCGCTTCCCTCGTCGACGGCGTGACCAAGCTGTCGCGGCTGGACTTCACTTCCCGGGAAGAGGCGCAGCTCGAGAACCTGCGCAAGATGTTCCTGGCAATGGCCCGCGACCTCCGGGTCATCCTGATCAAGCTGGCAGACCGCCTGCACAACATGCGGACGCTGGGGTACCTGCGGGAGGACAAGCAGCGGAGCATCGCCCAGGAGACGCTGGAGATCTACGCGCCGCTCGCCCACCGCCTCGGCATGGCGGACATCAAGTGGGAGCTGGAGGACCTCGCCTTCCGGTACATGGAGCCGGAGAAGTACCGGGAGATCGCCCGGCTGGTTGCCCAGAAGCGCGAGGAGCGGGAGTCGCTCACCCAGGAGCTCATGGCCCAGCTCCGGCAGAAGCTCGACGAGGTGGGCATCAAGGCGGACATCTCCGGCCGCCCGAAGCACCTCTACAGCATCTACAAGAAGATGTACCGCCAGGGCAAGGACATTACCGAGCTTTACGACCTCATCGCCATCCGCGTGATCGTGGACGAGGTGAAGGACTGCTACGGCGCCCTCGGAGTCATCCACTCGTTCTGGCGCCCGCTGCCGGGCCGGTTCAAGGACTACATCGCCACCCCGAAGCCGAACCTGTACCAGTCCCTGCACACCACGGTGGTCGGGCCGCACGGGCAGCCCTTCGAGATCCAGATCCGCACGTGGGACATGCACCGGACGGCGGAGTACGGCGTGGCCGCCCACTGGCGGTACAAGGAGGGGCGGACCGACCCGGACTTCGACCGCAAGCTCTCGTGGCTCCGGAGCCTCCTGGAGTGGCACACGGAGATGCGGGAGGCCCGGGACTTCGTGGAGGCCGTGAAGGTCGACATCTTCGCCGACCAGGTCTTCGTGTTCACCCCGAAGGGCCACGTGGTCGACCTTCCTGCCGGGGCGACGCCGATCGACTTCGCGTACGCCATCCACACCGACATCGGCCACCGCTGCGTCGGCGCCCGGGTGAACGGGAAGCTGACGCCGCTGGACACCCCGCTCAAGTCCGGCGACATCGTCGAGATCCTGACGTCGAAGTCGAGCCCGGGCCCGAGCATCGACTGGCTCAAGATCGTCAAGACCTCGACGGCCAAGAACAAGATCCGCCAGTTCTTCAAGCGGGAGCGGCGGGAGGAGGACCTGCAGCGGGGCCGGGAAGCGCTCGACCGGGAGATCCGCCGCCTGGGCTACGAGCCGCACGAACTGCTGAAGGACGAGTGGCTGGCCGAGGTCCGCAAGAAGCACAACCTGGCCTCCGACGACGAGCTGCTGGTGGCGATCGGCATCGGCACCTTGACCGCTTCCACGGTGGCGGGGCGGCTGCGCGACCTCTTCGAACGGGAGCGCCAGAGGGCCGAGGGCGTGGCTGCGGTCACCCCGCCGCCGGCGACGGAGCGCAAGGAGTGGGAGGGCTACCGCAAACCGTCATCCGGTATCCACGTCAAGGGCGTGGACGGCGTGCTGGTGCGGTTCAGCCGGTGCTGCAGCCCGGTGCCCGGGGACCCGATCATCGGCTACGTGACCCGGGGGCGCGGGGTGGCGGTGCACCGGCTCGACTGTCCCAACCTGCCGGCGATGGCCCGCGACCCCGACCGGCTCATCGAGGTCGGCTGGGAGGAAGGGTACAGCGCCAGCCACCCGGTGGAGATCCAGATCGTCGCGATCGACCGGGCGGGGCTCCTGGCCGAGGTCGCGGGGATCGTCGCCGACAGCCGCATCAACGTGCTCTCGTCGATGTCCCGGGGCCACCGCAACAAGCTCGCCACCATCGACATGGTGCTCGAAGTCCGGGACCTGACCCAGCTCCAGTACGTGCTGCAGAAGATCCGCAAGGTGCGGGACGTGCTCAGTGCCGACCGGGTGGTGCACGAGAACCGCGCCCGGGGCAGCGTGGGGTCCTGA
- the dtd gene encoding D-aminoacyl-tRNA deacylase — MRAVVQRVSRARVTVVEGQTGSEVPVGEIGPGLVVLLGVRTGDEPAAARYLAEKVAHLRIFEDDAGKMNRSLLDVGGSALVVSQFTLYGDVRRGRRPGFDWAARPEVAEPLYEAFCAELRALGVPVATGRFQAHMRVELVNDGPVTILLDSDREF; from the coding sequence ATGCGCGCGGTCGTGCAGCGGGTGAGCCGCGCCCGGGTGACGGTCGTGGAGGGGCAGACCGGGAGCGAGGTCCCCGTCGGGGAGATCGGTCCCGGGCTCGTCGTGCTGCTCGGCGTCCGCACGGGGGACGAGCCCGCCGCTGCCCGCTACCTGGCAGAGAAGGTCGCCCACCTGCGGATCTTCGAGGACGACGCCGGCAAGATGAACCGCTCCCTCCTCGACGTGGGGGGATCGGCCCTGGTCGTCAGCCAGTTCACCCTGTACGGCGACGTCCGCCGCGGCCGCCGGCCCGGCTTCGACTGGGCGGCCCGGCCCGAGGTCGCCGAGCCCCTGTACGAGGCGTTCTGCGCGGAGTTGCGGGCCCTCGGGGTCCCGGTGGCCACCGGCCGGTTCCAGGCGCACATGCGCGTGGAGCTCGTGAACGATGGGCCCGTGACCATCTTGCTGGACAGCGACAGGGAGTTCTGA
- a CDS encoding MBL fold metallo-hydrolase, whose translation MLLLWRKAVGPLAANCYIVACPRTRVAAVVDPGAPDPWIEETVRSEGLRVERILLTHGHGDHIGGVEWVRGWSGAPVACHPGDVPLLREPQLNGSAWFGSPVSLPDPEHLLEEGGRVVLGEVHLEVLHTPGHTPGGVCFRGPGLVLAGDTLFAGSIGRTDLPGGDHATLVRSIREKLFILPPDTVVYPGHGPETTIEDEKKYNPFVGVD comes from the coding sequence GTGTTATTATTATGGAGAAAAGCCGTCGGTCCTCTGGCAGCGAACTGCTACATCGTCGCCTGCCCGAGGACCCGTGTTGCTGCCGTCGTCGACCCCGGGGCGCCGGACCCGTGGATCGAGGAGACCGTCCGGTCCGAAGGCCTGAGGGTGGAACGGATCCTGCTCACCCACGGGCACGGCGACCACATCGGGGGTGTGGAGTGGGTGAGGGGCTGGTCGGGGGCCCCGGTCGCCTGCCATCCGGGCGACGTGCCACTCCTGCGGGAACCCCAGCTCAACGGCTCGGCCTGGTTCGGCAGTCCCGTGTCCCTGCCCGATCCGGAGCACCTCCTGGAAGAGGGGGGCCGGGTGGTGCTCGGTGAGGTGCACCTCGAAGTTCTTCACACACCTGGACACACCCCCGGCGGGGTCTGTTTCCGCGGGCCGGGCCTCGTCCTGGCCGGCGACACGCTCTTTGCCGGCTCGATCGGCCGGACGGACCTGCCGGGAGGGGACCACGCGACGCTTGTCCGTTCGATCCGGGAGAAGCTCTTCATCCTGCCCCCGGACACTGTGGTTTACCCCGGCCACGGGCCTGAGACAACGATCGAAGACGAGAAGAAGTACAATCCGTTCGTCGGTGTGGATTAG
- a CDS encoding MarR family winged helix-turn-helix transcriptional regulator, producing the protein MSTSTTDSAILDRLEDLISRVFRHLAARTGGETGLSLSQRLVLRALSQSRMQVSDVAATLGVTLSAATGLIDRMARAGLVTRERDRGDRRVVWVRLTQEGRQALAAVDEARRQAVAQAVSRLSSGEVEQLLTLLERVETGT; encoded by the coding sequence ATGAGCACCAGCACCACGGATTCGGCTATCCTTGACCGCCTTGAGGACCTGATCAGCCGTGTCTTCCGGCACCTTGCCGCCCGAACGGGCGGGGAGACGGGCCTTTCCCTCAGCCAGCGGTTGGTCCTCCGCGCGCTCAGCCAGAGCCGCATGCAGGTTTCGGACGTCGCCGCCACCCTGGGGGTAACCCTGAGCGCCGCCACGGGGCTCATCGACCGCATGGCCCGGGCGGGGCTCGTCACCCGGGAGCGGGACCGGGGCGACCGGCGGGTCGTGTGGGTGCGGCTCACCCAGGAAGGCCGGCAGGCCCTCGCCGCGGTCGACGAGGCCCGGCGCCAGGCCGTGGCCCAGGCCGTCTCCCGCCTGTCCTCGGGGGAGGTCGAGCAGCTCCTGACGCTCCTCGAGCGCGTGGAGACCGGAACCTGA
- a CDS encoding thermonuclease family protein translates to MSPSSRTVRPPAGKGILAGVLLAVAVVVAQALDGEPDAPRPAARAPAEAGAAAPPAAPPTPAPAAPEEDTPAAPETVPATVIRVVDGDTAEMRLEGGRAETVRFIGVNTPETVAPNRPVEPYGKEASAFTRSRLQGKTVHLEFDVERRDRYGRLLAYVWLSPPQNGDAREVREKMFNAILLAGGYAQVMTVPPNVRYAELFVQLQREAREGNRGLWGLEPDSRTLSGAGPAAPAAPGGAFADRDCSDFRTQAEAQAFFEANGGPARDPHRLDGDHDGIACESLP, encoded by the coding sequence GTGTCGCCGTCATCCCGCACCGTCCGTCCCCCTGCAGGCAAGGGGATCCTCGCCGGCGTCCTGCTGGCCGTCGCCGTCGTCGTCGCCCAGGCGCTGGACGGCGAACCCGACGCGCCCCGGCCCGCGGCGCGGGCGCCGGCGGAGGCCGGGGCGGCCGCGCCGCCCGCAGCGCCTCCGACGCCGGCCCCAGCTGCGCCCGAAGAGGACACGCCAGCCGCCCCGGAAACCGTCCCGGCCACGGTGATCCGGGTCGTCGACGGGGATACGGCCGAGATGCGGCTCGAGGGCGGCCGGGCGGAGACCGTCCGCTTCATCGGCGTGAACACGCCCGAGACGGTGGCGCCGAACCGGCCGGTGGAGCCATATGGAAAGGAAGCGTCGGCCTTCACCCGGTCCCGGCTGCAGGGGAAGACCGTGCACCTCGAGTTCGACGTCGAGCGCCGTGACCGGTACGGCCGCCTGCTCGCCTACGTCTGGCTCTCGCCCCCGCAGAATGGCGACGCCCGGGAGGTCCGGGAGAAGATGTTCAACGCCATCCTCCTGGCCGGGGGCTACGCCCAGGTCATGACCGTGCCGCCCAACGTGAGGTACGCGGAGCTCTTCGTCCAGCTCCAGCGGGAGGCCCGGGAGGGGAACCGGGGCCTGTGGGGGCTCGAGCCGGACTCGCGCACACTGAGCGGCGCCGGGCCGGCCGCCCCTGCTGCCCCGGGCGGGGCCTTCGCCGACCGCGACTGCTCCGACTTCCGCACCCAGGCCGAGGCGCAGGCCTTCTTCGAGGCGAACGGCGGCCCGGCCCGGGACCCGCACCGGCTGGACGGCGACCACGACGGGATCGCGTGCGAGAGCCTGCCGTGA
- a CDS encoding M20 family metallopeptidase, with the protein MAAQVLGSLAAVDVVALCQDLIRIRTVNPPGDEGPAAEYVARRLREAGLEVEVLGHGPGRASVIGRLRGSGGAPALLLSGHLDTVPVGDQPWSRDPFAGEVADGRIWGRGAADMKGGVAAMLAAVEAVAAACRSEDPGGGPGGLRLQGDLLFAATAGEEVDSLGAAAAARRLAGTPVQAIVIGEPSGNDVYIAEKGALWLELVTHGRTAHGSSPELGRNAVMMMVTLLAELDRLEIPHTPHPLLGTLSRSVGTVAGGVKTNVVPDRCVATVDMRTVPGQDHGAIVRAVEGLIADLARRHPGFRAEVRVVNDRRPVVTDPAHPAVQAFLDAAGAVRGRRPEPTGVRYYTDATELVPVLGAPMIICGPGDPRLAHQPDESVEVDRLVEAARIYALAAVRMLAGSGSTQTPRGSQRKDASGRVT; encoded by the coding sequence GTGGCGGCGCAGGTGCTCGGCAGCCTGGCGGCGGTCGACGTCGTCGCCCTGTGCCAGGACCTCATCCGCATCCGGACGGTGAACCCGCCGGGGGACGAGGGGCCGGCGGCCGAGTACGTCGCCCGCCGGCTGCGGGAGGCGGGCCTGGAGGTCGAGGTGCTCGGGCACGGCCCCGGGCGGGCGAGCGTGATCGGCCGGCTGCGGGGATCGGGCGGGGCGCCGGCGCTCCTCCTGAGCGGCCACCTGGACACGGTGCCGGTCGGGGACCAGCCCTGGAGCCGGGACCCCTTCGCGGGCGAGGTGGCGGATGGCCGCATCTGGGGCCGGGGCGCGGCGGACATGAAGGGCGGCGTGGCCGCCATGCTGGCGGCGGTCGAGGCGGTGGCGGCGGCCTGCCGGTCGGAGGACCCCGGCGGGGGTCCGGGGGGCCTGCGCCTGCAGGGCGACCTCCTCTTTGCGGCGACGGCCGGGGAAGAGGTCGACTCCCTCGGCGCCGCCGCGGCTGCCCGCCGGCTGGCCGGGACGCCCGTGCAGGCGATCGTGATCGGGGAACCCAGCGGCAACGACGTGTACATCGCAGAGAAGGGCGCGCTGTGGCTCGAACTGGTGACGCACGGACGGACGGCGCACGGGTCGTCGCCGGAGCTGGGCCGGAACGCCGTCATGATGATGGTCACGCTCCTGGCAGAACTCGATCGCCTCGAGATCCCCCACACCCCCCACCCCCTCCTCGGCACGCTCTCCCGCAGCGTGGGCACCGTGGCCGGCGGAGTGAAGACGAACGTGGTGCCGGACCGGTGCGTGGCCACCGTCGACATGCGGACCGTACCCGGCCAGGACCACGGGGCGATCGTCCGGGCGGTGGAGGGGCTCATCGCCGACCTCGCCCGGCGCCACCCGGGCTTCCGGGCCGAGGTGCGGGTGGTGAACGACCGCCGGCCGGTCGTCACCGACCCGGCCCACCCCGCCGTGCAGGCGTTCCTGGACGCCGCCGGCGCCGTGCGGGGTCGCCGGCCGGAGCCGACCGGGGTGCGCTACTACACCGACGCCACCGAACTGGTGCCCGTGCTGGGCGCGCCGATGATCATCTGCGGCCCCGGCGACCCCCGCCTGGCGCACCAGCCGGACGAGTCCGTGGAGGTCGACCGCCTCGTCGAGGCCGCCCGCATCTATGCCCTGGCAGCGGTGCGGATGCTGGCGGGTTCCGGCAGCACCCAGACGCCAAGGGGTAGCCAGCGCAAGGACGCCAGCGGCCGGGTCACGTGA
- a CDS encoding energy-coupling factor ABC transporter ATP-binding protein, producing MSQVILEARGLEYSYEGGTQALSGLDLTVAPGRRLAILGANGAGKSTLLLHLNGTLRPDRGTVYLDGHPADYSRRGLIRWRQQVGLVLQDPDDQLFAASVYQDVSFGPLNLGLSEAAARQRVEEALAALEIEHLRDRPTHLLSFGQKKRVAIAGVVAMRPRVLVLDEPTAGLDPAGVQRLLATLDRLHRAGTTLILATHDMDLAYGWADEVAVLHRGAVLRQGPPEVVLQDAALLASAGLRTPWVLEVGRRLAATGWIPPAAGLPRTREELLAGLPDRDGSTRPRDPAAWTVPHPGNHEGARQR from the coding sequence GTGTCGCAGGTGATCCTGGAGGCGCGGGGCCTGGAGTACAGCTACGAAGGCGGCACGCAGGCCCTGAGCGGGCTGGACCTCACCGTGGCCCCCGGCCGCAGGCTGGCCATCCTCGGTGCCAACGGGGCCGGAAAGTCGACCCTCCTCCTGCACCTCAACGGCACGCTCCGCCCGGACCGGGGTACCGTCTACCTGGACGGGCATCCCGCCGACTACTCCCGCCGGGGCCTGATCCGCTGGCGCCAGCAGGTGGGCCTGGTCCTCCAGGATCCCGACGACCAGCTCTTTGCCGCCAGCGTGTACCAGGACGTCTCCTTCGGCCCCCTCAACCTCGGCCTGTCCGAGGCTGCCGCCCGGCAGCGCGTGGAGGAGGCGCTGGCGGCGCTGGAGATCGAGCACCTTCGGGACCGCCCCACGCACCTCCTCAGCTTCGGGCAGAAGAAGCGGGTGGCGATCGCCGGTGTGGTCGCCATGCGGCCCCGGGTGCTGGTCCTGGACGAGCCGACGGCAGGGCTGGATCCCGCCGGCGTGCAGCGGCTCCTGGCCACGCTCGACCGGCTCCACCGGGCCGGGACCACCCTGATCCTGGCCACCCACGACATGGACCTGGCCTACGGCTGGGCAGACGAGGTGGCGGTGCTCCACCGGGGCGCCGTCCTGCGGCAGGGGCCGCCGGAGGTCGTGCTCCAGGACGCGGCTCTCCTGGCCTCCGCCGGCCTGCGCACGCCGTGGGTGCTGGAGGTGGGCCGGCGGCTCGCCGCGACGGGCTGGATTCCCCCGGCGGCCGGGCTCCCGCGGACACGGGAGGAGCTGCTCGCCGGGTTGCCAGACCGGGACGGTTCGACTCGGCCCCGCGATCCGGCGGCCTGGACGGTACCTCATCCGGGAAACCATGAAGGGGCGAGACAGCGGTGA
- the cbiQ gene encoding cobalt ECF transporter T component CbiQ, which yields MYTIDRWAYANRWRCRHPVEKLTLAAGMLLLSLTVPPWPGGMLILAVMAVTTVGLAGIPLRVHLRVLRVPAGFALTGAAAMLFRIAAKPEGGWRLALAPGGTAAAAAVLLRSLAALACLSFLALTTPVVEFVPLFRRWRLPPAVLDLVLLVYRFLHVLTDRARAARTAQASRLGHAGIRHAYRSLGLLAASLFPRALERARRLEHGLAARGFQGDLHVLLPQREISIAALAGILLLEIALGLLSAALRG from the coding sequence GTGTACACGATTGACCGCTGGGCTTACGCCAACCGCTGGCGCTGCCGTCACCCCGTCGAGAAGCTGACGCTGGCCGCCGGGATGCTTCTCCTGAGTCTCACGGTGCCTCCGTGGCCCGGGGGAATGTTGATCCTCGCGGTGATGGCGGTGACGACGGTGGGCCTGGCGGGCATTCCTCTCCGGGTGCACCTGCGGGTTCTGCGGGTGCCTGCCGGCTTTGCCCTGACCGGCGCGGCAGCCATGCTCTTCCGCATCGCCGCGAAGCCGGAGGGTGGCTGGCGCCTGGCTCTCGCGCCCGGGGGGACGGCGGCCGCCGCGGCCGTCCTCCTCCGCTCCCTGGCGGCCCTCGCCTGCCTCAGCTTCCTGGCCCTCACCACGCCCGTGGTCGAGTTCGTGCCCCTCTTCCGGCGCTGGCGCCTGCCCCCGGCCGTCCTGGACCTCGTACTGCTGGTCTACCGGTTCCTGCACGTCCTGACGGACCGCGCGAGGGCCGCCCGCACCGCTCAGGCCTCCCGCCTGGGCCACGCCGGCATCCGCCACGCCTATCGCTCGCTTGGTCTTCTGGCCGCGTCACTCTTCCCCCGGGCCCTGGAGCGCGCACGCCGGCTCGAACACGGCCTGGCGGCGAGGGGATTTCAGGGGGACCTGCACGTCCTGCTGCCGCAGCGTGAAATCTCCATCGCCGCGCTGGCGGGCATCCTCCTTCTGGAAATCGCCCTGGGACTCCTGAGTGCGGCTCTGCGCGGGTGA
- a CDS encoding energy-coupling factor ABC transporter substrate-binding protein, giving the protein MRLRSGTILLLVLLLTVLPLALPSPAGQEEPFSGADARAEALITRLRPDYTPWFRPLWEPPSGEIESLLFALQASLGAGLIGYYLGFARGRNLSAGGTRERVHD; this is encoded by the coding sequence GTGCGGCTCCGGAGCGGCACCATCCTGCTCCTGGTGCTCCTCCTGACGGTTCTCCCGCTGGCGCTGCCGTCTCCCGCCGGGCAGGAAGAACCGTTCAGCGGAGCGGACGCCCGGGCAGAGGCCCTGATCACCCGGCTCCGGCCCGACTATACCCCCTGGTTCCGTCCCCTGTGGGAACCCCCCAGCGGCGAGATCGAGAGCCTGCTGTTCGCGCTGCAGGCCAGCCTGGGCGCGGGGCTGATCGGGTACTACCTGGGTTTCGCCCGCGGCAGGAACCTGAGTGCCGGGGGAACACGCGAGCGTGTACACGATTGA
- a CDS encoding energy-coupling factor ABC transporter permease: MHIMEGFLPLAHAVGWNLAAAPFVVHGVRKLARQMKENPETKLLLGASGGFAFVLSALKLPSVTGSSSHPTGTGLGTVLFGPPTMTVLGGVVLLFQALLLAHGGLTTLGANIFSMAVVGPWVAYAAYRLARRSGASLAVSTFLAAALGDLATYVTTSIQLALAFPDPAGGFAGAAAKFMGVFALTQVPLAISEGLLTVLVMNWLAQYSRPELQQLRVLSKEV; this comes from the coding sequence ATGCACATCATGGAGGGTTTCCTGCCGCTGGCCCACGCCGTCGGGTGGAACCTGGCCGCGGCCCCGTTCGTGGTCCATGGCGTCCGAAAGCTCGCGAGGCAGATGAAGGAAAACCCCGAGACGAAGTTGCTGCTGGGCGCTTCGGGAGGCTTCGCGTTCGTCCTCTCCGCGCTGAAGCTGCCGTCCGTGACGGGGAGCAGCTCTCACCCCACGGGCACCGGCCTGGGGACGGTGCTCTTCGGCCCGCCCACCATGACCGTCCTGGGTGGGGTCGTCCTGCTCTTCCAGGCCCTCCTCCTCGCCCACGGCGGGCTGACCACGCTGGGCGCCAACATCTTCTCGATGGCGGTGGTGGGCCCCTGGGTGGCCTACGCCGCCTACCGGCTGGCCCGCCGGTCCGGCGCCTCGCTGGCCGTGTCGACCTTCCTGGCGGCGGCCCTGGGCGACCTGGCCACCTACGTGACGACCTCGATCCAGCTCGCCCTGGCCTTCCCGGACCCTGCCGGCGGCTTTGCCGGCGCGGCGGCGAAGTTCATGGGGGTCTTCGCGCTCACCCAGGTTCCCCTCGCCATCAGCGAAGGGCTCCTGACGGTGCTGGTCATGAACTGGCTCGCCCAGTACAGCCGGCCGGAGCTCCAGCAGCTCCGCGTGCTCTCGAAGGAGGTATAG